The Glycine max cultivar Williams 82 chromosome 3, Glycine_max_v4.0, whole genome shotgun sequence sequence TAAGTTCCCCTTGGTCTGGTAGGGTCGTTAGGGGTTCAGTTCCGTGGGGGTGGAGGAAACTGGACGATTGGCTATTCTGGGTTTATAAATCACAGTCACAGTCACACTCCAAATCTCGTGGCGGGGTCTAGTACAAGAAAAAACATGAGTAATAtaaacctaattttttttaaaaaaaattagagatgttttaattttttattttgaaaacatttttcaaaaccCACTATCAGGAaacatttcttttgtttctctgtTTTTAAAACAGTGAACAGTTTTTAAGACAAGAAAATAAACAGACTCTctaaagattaaaaagaaaaaagctaaaaaacaaTCTAAATGATAGATATCTCGCTTAAATgagaattttatattgatatccTACGAttcgatatatatatttttaaaatgtctaGTTACTTTTCTTGTTAAAATTCGCTATATTTCAGTCTCCATTTTAAGTCATATCAAAAGAGGAAAAGTTTCTTAGTTATAATGTGTCATATCTGAGATGGTATAATAAACTCAATCAGTTATTCGTTTTCCAGCAATTATGACTATAATAtcatgattttgaatttttaagcaACTGCATCCTGACCACGTCAACCACATTTATACCAATTTTTCATGGCATCATATATAGTTTCGAATGTTTATGTAATTGTTACTGCAGCTGCAATCTAGAACCTTATATATGCTATTTTGTTCTAGCTGGAACTCATAGCATGATATGTTTAAAGTTTAGGGTGTGCGTGTTACACGTCTTGCGAAAAGTCAGTACGTACGTTCAAGACTATTCGGCGAAAACATGACTGTTGTTGGTATGAAAATTTGGCCTTGCTCCCCTCAAGAAAGTTGGAATATGCTTTTTTTTGTCTGATAATTTTATGCAACTATATATCTTTTCTTGAGGCTTTGGTTTTTCGTTTTTAtgtacaaaagaaaaagaaaagatacaTATTCGAGATTCTTCGATGAAGTCAAGCTAGTTAGTAATTCAAAactaaataatgaaataaagttAGCTAGTAACTACTAACTAGTAAGTGATAAAATGTCTCTATCTAAggtaaaaagaagaaagcaacaTGGTCACGGTCCAATACTCCAATGCAAGAGATTCTTTCTGCAAAtacattatattatttcattacaGAAACGTACGTACTTTCTCACCACATTTGGGAAAATCGGCCAGCATTCTTAAAAACTTAGGTTTTGAGCGTCCTTTTTCGAATAATATCCTGGTATATGGATGccacgtattttttttttttctcttcaagaCTATGAGGCCATGTAAATTCGGTAACATGTAAATAAAGCTAGGCTTGATAAAGGCAATTCATAGAAATCGTACTAATCCATTCATGCAGAACTAATATTAatcaaattgaaagaaaaaaaaaacacaaacacaagAACCTAAATTTTCACCGTATGTAAAATTATGTTGAACTAACAATAATTACACATTACaagtgatattaattttttgattaaatGAGTAAGAAAATATCTATGATTTTTGAcataggataatttttttttcattcttataatcCCATTACCCTTTGGCACAATAGAATAatagttagtttttttatctcaggtttttaagttttttctttttatatgaaCCATGTGTTAAACTTATATTagattcaatttcaaaaaacaaaataaaaacttaaatattcaaaatatgtACTTCTCttctaatatgatttatttcatattattaCTACTAGTTGTTTCCGCTGTTGTTGGTAGGATGTTATATATGGAAGTTAAATCTTAGTTTATgtaactttaatttttcttttcatttactaATGCTAAGGACAAAATTCAAATCACAACcatatcttcttttttctttatttgtttatttattattaagcaACCGTATCTTCTTCTTTATAGGAATCGTATCCAATTACTGTATAACTTTGAACAACTATATAATCTATCGTGGAAGTATCGTTTTCAGCATCAGTTTATGTTTAGCCTAGATTTTGTGCTTGTCGATCTTTGGATAAGGCATATATTATTGGGGGCTGTGGGGCTCCATTTGTGTGGTATACTATTCATCACTTAATTGCACTTTATTTTATGCACTGTTTGTAAGATAGAAGAGAAATagggtaaataaaaataagtaagaaatactataaaaatgaaagatttttcgtatttttacTTGCTTTGACACAGCTGTCTTGCGCGGGTAATAACTTTTGTTATAGAGGTCGGATTGTATGATTCAGGTGTTGTTGGAAAGATAAGACAGAGCAATACATTTTAGTTTCTCACAAGCTCAGGCCTATTCTGATTATTTTGAGGTAATAAACGAGCTTCAACTTGCTGCTTTTGCACTTTGATTTTTCTAgctttttattatttgggcttaGCTCTGTTGGGCCCAACTAGAGTTTCTAATAGCTTTTTagagaatttatttttacaGCAACTTAAATCATGCACTCCTCATGTTGAATCTTGCACCCCCATTATTCAATGAAAATGCAATAATATTCTTAATGAAATTTTCACTTCTCACCTTCCAACCCTAACAcatgtcttctccctttctcaACCCTAACACCCCCCTCAACGACATCTCCCTCGATGACACACCCACCATGACGACACCCCTTTCTCAACGGCACCTCCTCCCTTGACAACACCTCTCCCTCCCACAACAGCTCCTCCTCCCCTATGCCCCCTTATTCTTGCGTTCCATCATTCTCCTTTCTCCTCTTGTGAAGGTAATTgcctccttctcttttttttttttcttttctatttgtaAACGGGGATTAAGTTCTGGTGGAGGGATGGTCTTTTAGAATATCAATAAGGGCATGTTTAATTTCACTTCAGATTCTTCAAAATTACCCTAAAACACcggttaatttgattttatttaaaattttatatatatgtttgatttcagggtaaattttgatttgatgaatatttggtaattgattttAGGTATTTGGAAGGGTCCAAGAGGGATATCAAATGGACTTCAACGAAGCTGACAGACAAAGGGTTTGCCTACAAATATGCCTTAAAGATGATATTGGATGATTGTATAAGATGCGCAAGAAGGATATATAGGCGACCtctagttttcattttttatttttaaatggtagtattttttaataaaaactctGAAAGCATGCATGCGGATCCTCTCAAGTTTGGAAACCAATAACAGTCTGCACACGGTGCAATCCTACAACAATTAAGACTTCAAAATGAATTCcctaaaaaaaacttcaaaaggAAATTAATGTCTGTATGATCATGCCTCtgttttaattatcaaataatttattaaattaggtGCTCTCCATGCTTCAATGCTGTGATCTACACAATCTGGATCCTTTCTTTTGCAAATTCGATCACAACCATCCACTGTAGtattatttaatgagatttattgttattaataaatttgttcCTTCCATTATTTTGAATGTATCTATTATTGACTTTGATAGtggagaaatttttatttttatttttgtttcattcactCCATAAACTATGATGTACCTCCACCCAAAACAAAGTACATTGCAAATACCACGCAAAAGAAAGCTTCAAATGCACAAGGAACAAATAGAAGATATGTGTATTGTTTTTTATGTCAAAGAGACTTATATCATTAACACGACTGTGGTATGATGCATCGAGATTCTAATTCACGTGAACCATGGACCCGTGATTGATTGCATATATAAACCTACCATGTCACCTAATACTTTGCACTGTTGTGTCTAATCAAATTGTGAGAGAAAACAGAGAGGGCTAGCAACGAGGTCAGAGCCTATTTGTGTGTACGTTTATATCAATGGTGAAATCATTCAAAGTTCAAGTACAAATGCAATTTTCAGAGGTGACAACACAAAGTCGTTACTCTTGAATCCAACAATGACGTTGCCAAATATAATCACTGCAATACAGCCATCAATTACAGATAATGGTGTTACGCCTATAATTAATACCCTTTGGTCTCGTTGTCCTGTATATCAATTAAATGGTGAAGTTCAATATAGGGCAATTCAAATTATTGACGAAGAAGGTGTCTCATGCATGTTTCATACATTTCTCAATATGAGAAGTGTAATATGTATGGAACTTAAAGTTGTTGTTCATAATTCATTATCACCTACTCAAGTTAATGACCTAAGTTAGGCCAACATGGAGCAGAAGCTGGAGAATACCATGAAattagaatgaataatttaacatattttgttgttgtattgcaTTGAAGTTTTTCTCCGTCTTTATTATCTAGTTGTAGTTGTTGCATGCTTTgaagttgttatttttaatttacttcagTAATAATAGTCTACATATGCATCATTTCAGAGATGCGGAGCAATGTCAGACCTAACCCTCACATGTACTGACACCCCATTAAAGTGTGGTGTTGCACACTGTTCACTCACATGCGTATGTTTATCCCATTAACATGTTTCTGAACAATCCATGTGACCTTGGCATCCGATACGGAACACTGCGGTCAACAATCATGATTAAACGAACAGTCTGTCATGTATATTAATGTGTGAGGTTGCATATTTGTTCACTCACATGTGTACATTAATTTACTCATATGCACTTAATGTCCTACCTAACTCTCCTACCTAACCGTCGTAACTAACTTTGCTGCCTAACCCTCCTACCTAACCTTCCGATCTAACTATCTTacctaaccttccaatctaacCCTCCCATCTAACCCTCATAACTAACTCTCTCACCTAACCTTCCAATTTAACTCTCCCATCTAACACTCCAACCTAACTCTCCCATCTAACCCTCGTAACTAACTCTCCCAACTTAACCTTTCAATCTAACTCTCCCACCTAACATTCCAATCGAACTCTGGTACTAAACTTTCTCAGCCTATATATAATATCACCATTTGACAACAACATATCACACACAACAATTTTCTCACAAAACAAAACTCGATTTGTAACTCTCACACCATTTCCACTCATATCTCATAAGCACCACCATGGCTCTACCTAAAGAAATTCCGACCCTAATTTACCACAGTGGTCACATTGTAGACGATCCAGTTCAAGGATTGACGTACCAATGTACAAccccaatatttttttacgccAGTCGTTCTATTACGTTTACACAATTCATTCGAAAAATTAACAATCGTCTTTCTACTCGAGCAACTGAACAAGTTGCTCAATTGTTATTTCGTGTCCCTATTTCAATTCATCTCGGTCAGACACGTTTTATTTCAGCTCAACTATTCGACAATGATGATCTTAGAGGCGCGATGGAAACAATTATCCAGAATCCACAATTGAATTCTGCCGAATTCTATGCTGTTACTGAGCTTATTTcctcaaccacaaccattgtCTCCACAACCCTCATGTCCATAACTACAACTACCGCCTCCACAACAGTTACCGTACAACAACATAGATCTCAATAATCCAGTATCTTCATACAACAACCTTGAATCACAAGACCCCTTTGATATTTATACTTCATACACACAAATATTATCTGagaataattcattttttcatgGCCAACAAACCTCCTTTGACCAACAAAACCATTCTTCATCCCCCTTTATGCCACCTTCACAGCTACCACAAACGCAAACATTAAACCGAGATGAACATCTCATTGCTAACGAAGATCCCATTATACGATTTCATCAtgaaaacatggatgattttactgagGATGAGGATCAACAGTTCTTTGATCACATCAATCAACAAAACGATGACCAAAGTGATGACCAAACCGATGACGAGGGTGTTGGCAGACCAACGACACCTCCGTCACCTCTGTTGCAATATCAGCAACTTAGGTGTCCAGTAGACTTGAACTTTGACCACCTACCACACTATATTGATCGACACCATTTTGTTCATCAGCAACACAATGTACAACCACCAGTCGGTGTACTCGAGGTTGGCATGACTTTCGATGACAAAGCACAATGTATTCGAGCAATCAAAGAATACAATATcagaaatcattttgattgcAGAACAATTTACTCTGACCAAGGAAGGCTAAACTTCGTCTGCAAGTTACATGAAAATGGTTGTACATGGAGCTTGGGCGCATGCAATTCAAAGAGGCATAACAAATGGATTATCAAGAGTATCAGAGGTTATCACACTTGTCTCGTGCCGATGCTCAGACAAGATCATCGCCAACTCGACAAACACGTCATAGCACAGATCATCCAACCAATTGTCAAAACAAACCCAACTGTCTCCATCAAGACGTTGATTGCAGAGATCAAAACGTTCATGAATTATACCCCATCCTAAAAGAAGACATGATTAGCAAAGCAAAAAGCATTGGAGATGATTCATGGAAACTGGGAAGAATCATATGCCAAACTGCCAAAACTTTTTGGAGCTTTGCAATCTTGTGTTCCCGGGACTATGGTCGCTGCTCAAACAGAATCCTTGTATGAGGGGGGAGAAATAGTACCGGACAAAAGATTGTTTAAACGTGTCTTTTGGTCATTTGGTCCATGCATTAATGGTTTTGCATATTGCAAACCCATTGTACAAGTAGATGATATATGGCTTTATGGAAAGTATACTAGCACACTGTTGATAGCTACCGCACAAGATGGAGCTAACCATATCTTCCCGATTGCCTATGCCATTGTAGAAGGGGAGACAACTTCATCTTGGGGGttttttctaaagaatttgagaagacatgttacttcgcaaattaacatttctcttatTTCAGATCGGCACCCCTCAATTATAAGTgcctacaacaacccaagtaactTATGGGTCCAGGACACATCCCATTTCTTTTGCCTGCGCCACATTGCACAAAACTTTCTTCGTGGTAACTCAAACTGCAAACATTTAAAGAAACCACTTATGTTGGCTGGtgagaatctattttatttattcgttataattttctttcaatcaaattttataacataatacattgattaaatatttacaGGGTACGCATACACGGAGAAGATGCACTGGCGACATCTTGGGGATATTCATGCGAATAAGCCAAGTGCAGCTGAATGGCTTGATCAATTACCCAAACAAAAATGGGTACAATGCTTTGATGTGGGGAAACGTTGGGGACATATGACTACCAATTTGTCGGAGTCTGTTAATTCCATGTTAAAAAACACAAGACATTTGTCGGTATCATCATTGGTTGAGGAGACCTATTTCAAGACCGCACAACTCTTTGCTAATAGAGGTCGACAAACTCAAGCAATGATCAACTCCGGCTCACAGTATTCTGAAGTCGTCTTCGATGCAATCAATAGTGGTCAACAAGAATCTAATACACACATTGTAAATGAATTCGACAGACACAATCAGACTTTTATTATAACAGAGACTCAATCTCCACTTGAAACACCCAGACCACCTGGAAGGTTTAGAGTAATGTTACAATCCCAAAAGTGTGATTGTGGTGAATTTCAGGCTAAACATTTACCGTGTTCTCATGTCATGACTGCCTATAAATCTGTCAATGTTGATCCCATGACCTATGTTCCGATGATATTCACTTTACAACACATTTTGCATATCTACGACAACTCCTTTGGTTTATTGCCACACGAATCAATGTGACAAGAATATGAAGGAGATCAGTGGGGTCCTGATCTAAGGAGAAAGAGAACTGCAAAGGGTCGTCCCGTTTCAACTCGCATTCCTACTGAGATGGACGAAGACGAAAATGAACGAgcaagtagaaaaaaat is a genomic window containing:
- the LOC106798121 gene encoding uncharacterized protein gives rise to the protein MIHGNWEESYAKLPKLFGALQSCVPGTMVAAQTESLYEGGEIVPDKRLFKRVFWSFGPCINGFAYCKPIVQVDDIWLYGKYTSTLLIATAQDGANHIFPIAYAIVEGETTSSWGFFLKNLRRHVTSQINISLISDRHPSIISAYNNPSNLWVQDTSHFFCLRHIAQNFLRGNSNCKHLKKPLMLAGYAYTEKMHWRHLGDIHANKPSAAEWLDQLPKQKWVQCFDVGKRWGHMTTNLSESVNSMLKNTRHLSVSSLVEETYFKTAQLFANRGRQTQAMINSGSQYSEVVFDAINSGQQESNTHIVNEFDRHNQTFIITETQSPLETPRPPGRFRVMLQSQKCDCGEFQAKHLPCSHVMTAYKSVNVDPMTYVPMIFTLQHILHIYDNSFGLLPHESM